A region from the Salminus brasiliensis chromosome 22, fSalBra1.hap2, whole genome shotgun sequence genome encodes:
- the LOC140544000 gene encoding inactive all-trans-retinol 13,14-reductase-like, translating into MWLLVLLVWFLGLAGGAYWYFFVRPSPFSEESVRPPRNIVIKSGFTREKVPQNLDAIVIGSGIGGMTAAATIAKKGKKVLVLEQHDQAGGCCHTFIEKGFEFDAGLHYIGQLHENSLFRVILDQITEGQLQFVELNKHFDTIVIGTGEESRKYTIYTGKTEMEEHLKKQFPDDVKAVEEFFKIMKISARDTQYLAALKMIPEWFAVFLLRSGIASLWSSTFRLIGSSATAVADTLTSNKDLQIIFAYFFYGVPPRDSSTLINALLLHHYKRGAYYPKGGASEIPFHITKVIQKYGGNVLVRAPVSRILVDSQGAAYGVAIRKGQGEVEVRAPVVISNCGIFNTFKRLLPPEIQAKPEIQKRLEMMKPGRGSLLVFSGFDATQEELGISSTNLWLFKTNDMDAMMDDFFSLEKDEAPDNIPMMMITFPSAKDPTSKIRHPGKSSMIILTMVNYEWFEEWKDTTVKKRGDDYTDYKMRFANNVFDWACIHYPRLRDKLVYQEVATPVTNSHYLGAYRGAMYSAEHNLQRFHVDVMAKNRCDTPVRNLYISGQDVFSCGIAGALHGGLLCASTALGQIVHVDLLLLKKKLKRRKAREMAALAQKKQQ; encoded by the exons atgtggctGTTGGTCCTTCTGGTGTGGTTCCTGGGCCTGGCAGGTGGAGCGTACTGGTACTTCTTCGTCAGGCCGAGCCCTTTCTCTGAGGAATCCGTGAGACCCCCACGGAACa tcgtcattaaaagtg GCTTCACCAGGGAAAAGGTGCCCCAGAACCTGGATGCCATCGTGATCGGCAGTGGGATCGGTGGGATGACGGCAGCGGCTACAATAGCAAAAAAGGGCAAGAAGGTTCTCGTGCTGGAGCAACACGACCAGGCTGGAGGCTGCTGCCACACCTTCATCGAGAAAGGTTTCGAGTTTGATGCCG GGCTTCATTACATTGGTCAGCTGCACGAGAACAGTCTGTTCAGGGTAATTTTGGACCAGATCACTGAAGGCCAGCTGCAGTTCGTGGAACTCAACAAGCATTTTGACACGATCGTGATTGGCACTGGAGAGGAAAGCAGGAAATACACCATCTACACGGGCAAAACCGAGATGGAGGAACACCTTAAGAAGCAGTTTCCTGACGACGTCAAAGCCGTGGAGGAGTTCTTCAAGATCATGAAG ATCTCAGCCAGGGACACCCAATACTTGGCTGCCCTGAAGATGATCCCTGAGTGGTTCGCAGTGTTCCTGCTGAGGAGTGGCATCGCCAGCCTCTGGTCCTCCACCTTCCGCCTGATAGGCTCCAGTGCCACGGCAGTGGCTGACACCCTGACCTCCAACAAGGACCTCCAAATTATCTTTGCATACTTCTTCTACG GTGTTCCCCCCAGAGATTCCAGCACCCTGATCAATGCTCTGCTGTTGCATCACTACAAGCGTGGAGCGTACTACCCAAAAGGGGGTGCCAGTGAAATCCCATTTCACATCACTAAGGTCATCCAGAAGTACGGCGGGAACGTTCTGGTCCGTGCTCCTGTCAGTCGCATCCTGGTGGACAGCCAAGGAGCTGCATACG GTGTTGCCATCAGAAAAGGGCAAGGAGAAGTGGAGGTGCGAGCTCCTGTTGTCATCTCCAACTGCGGCAtcttcaacaccttcaagagACTCCTGCCACCAGAGATACAAGCCAAACCAG AAATCCAGAAGCGCCTGGAGATGATGAAACCTGGACGAGGATCCCTCTTGGTCTTCTCTGGATTTGACGCCACACAGGAAGAGCTGGGCATCAGTTCCACCAACCTCTGGCTCTTCAAGACTAACGACATGGACGCCAT GATGGACGATTTCTTCAGCTTGGAAAAGGATGAGGCCCCGGATAACATCCCCATGATGATGATCACTTTCCCCTCCGCCAAAGACCCCACGTCAAAGATTCGCCACCCAG GTAAATCTAGCATGATCATTCTGACGATGGTGAATTACGAGTGGTTTGAGGAGTGGAAGGACACTACTGTGAAAAAGCGAGGTGACGACTACACAGACTACAAGATGAGATTCGCCAACAATGTCTTTGACTGGGCCTGCATCCACTACCCCAGACTCAGAGATAAG CTGGTGTATCAGGAGGTAGCTACCCCGGTGACTAACAGTCACTACCTTGGGGCGTACCGTGGAGCCATGTACTCAGCTGAGCACAACTTGCAGCGCTTTCATGTCGACGTCATGGCCAAGAACCGCTGTGATACTCCTGTCAGGAACCTCTACATTTCAG